DNA from Helicobacter pylori:
AGTGTAACGCTGAAATTCAGGGTGTTAGTTTTTGTGTCTATATCTTTTACTATACTTTTTAAATCAAAGACTAAATCCACTTTTTCATTATACTTTTTGCTTTCTAGTGAAGAAGCGTCAAAATTAAAAAGAATACCCTCTAATTCAAAGCAAAAATCCTTATAAATCGTTTCGCTTTTCACGTAATAAAGATCTTTAGTTTTATAAAATAAGGCGGTGTCTTTTTTAAGGGAGCATTTTTCATAATCGCTTTTGGTATAAAGATTATCGTAAAGGGGCGTGTCGTTGAAATAAATCCCTCCATTAGCGCTGAAATAACGCTTGAAAAAGCTATAGAGTTTGTCAAACAATTCTTCTTTGAGATCGTTGTTGTCTTGGCATTTTGAATCAATGAGTTTTTTTAATTCTTGTTTTTTATGGTGGTAATACTGGCTTTTAGCCTTCATGAGGTTGATCATGCCATTTTTCACCGCTTTAGCGTTAGGATTTAAAAGGTTTTCTGGCTGGTCTTCAATCTTAACGCCTATGAAAAGGTTTTCTAAAACTTCATAAAATTGCGCTTCGTTCGTTTTCATCATCACGCTCCTTAAAAAACATTAGGAAGTATTATAACAAAGCCCTTTAATTAAGTGCTACAATACCCCCATGTAAAAAAAGATTTTTTTACTAGAAGACGATTACCTTTTAAGCGAGAGCGTTAGGGAGTTTGGCTTATTGAAAATTTAGATTGCCTTGACTGACTCATTTTTTAAAATACCCTTATTTCATTGTAAAATTATCTCTGTGAAACCCATTGAAGTTGAATAAAAGGTAAAAATAAGATTGAATATCAATAAAGTGTTTTATCATAGCAGCGCCAACATGAATGAAGTGCCAGATAATAGCGTGGATTTGATCATCACAAGCCCGCCTTATTTCAACATCAAAGATTACACGAAAAATGGCACACAAGACTTACAGCATTCAGCCCAACATGTTGAAGATTTGGGGGCGTTAGAAAAATATGAAGATTATCTTTTAGGTCTTTTAAAAGTTTGGCTTGAGTGCTACAGAGCGCTAAAACCCAATGGTAAGCTATGCATTAATGCGCCTTTAATGCCCATGCTTAAAAAGGTTTTAAACACGCACTATAACCGCCATATCTTTGATTTGCATGCTGATATTCAGCGCTCCATTTTGCATGATTTAAACAACACGCTAGAAAACAAGCCTAAAATGTTCTTGCTGGATGTCTATATTTGGAAACGCGCCAATCCTACTAAAAGATTGATGTTTGGGAGCTACCCTTATCCTAGAAATTTTTATGCGCAAAATACTATAGAATTTATCGGCGTGTTTGTCAAAGACGGCAAACCCAAACAACCCACAGAAGAGCAAAAAGAACAAAGCCAATTGACTCAAGAGGAATGGGTGGAATTTACCAAACAAATTTGGGAAATCCCAATCCCTAATAAAAACGATATTGCTTTTGGTAAGCATGCGGCTTTAAGCAATCTATTGTATGAGCATCGTTCAAGAATTATTCCACTCTATCAAAGAATTAATAATAGTTATTCTAAAGACAAAACGATAAAAATCTGCGGCAATAACCTTAAATTGCTTTACAAAGACCATCAAGTTTGCGTGAATATAGACGGAAAGGAAATGAAGCTTAAATATTCAGAAAATGAAGATGATTTTAGAAAATACATTATAGGGGGTTGGTTTGAAGAATATATTTATTTTGAATTACTAGATTTGCTAGATAAACAAGTGATTTATGATCTACGCTTGAATATGCGTTTGAGCGTTGAAAGCATGACTGATACTCAAAGAAATGAGCGTCCTATTTACGCTGAGCTTGACATGGCTTTTAGCGATGGTAAAAATCTCTATATTATAGAGTGCAAGAGTGGGGGATTAAAAGATAAAGGGGTTTTAGCCAATTTATCTACTAACGCTCAAATTTTTGGTGGAGCTAATGCGAAATGCATTTTAATATCAAGCGATGATCATTTGGGACAAAACATTCAAGAAAAAATTAAAATTTTGAACATTAAATTTATTTTCAAAGATTTTAAAGAAAATATTGAGAATTATGTAAATGACTCTAGGCATTGATGAAACGGGTAGGGGGTGTTTAGCCGGTTCGCTTCGCTCTCATCTCACTTTAGGCCGTATTCGCATCAGATAAAATCATTTTGTCATATTGGGGGAATAAACTAGGGAGAAGGTATTTGACTAGAGTTATTCTAGAATAGCGATTAACCCATGCGCTATCTGTGATATAGTGGGCAAAGAATCAAGGGCGGTGCTAATGTATTAGTATTTTAAGGTGGAAAAATGTTTGAAAGGCTTGATAGTCTCTTGGAGTTTGTTTAAATCACCTTCATTCAAACCGCAATACACAGATACCAATGATTTCATTACCTATAATATTTTTTCAAATTCTCAAATCCCTACTGATACAATTTTAAGTTCCCTTTAAATCTTTTAACTATATTAGACTTAGCTTAAGAGCACTTAAATTTTGGGGTCTTAGGGGCTGTTGGAATAAACTATAGCGTTTAGAATTTAGCTAAAAACAAGATTAAATAAAGAAAGTTAAAAAGTTAAAAGAAAACAACCTTTAAAGGTCGTTTCCTAAAATCTCACTTCATTTGCAAAGCCACTTCTTCAGCGAAATTCTCTGTTTTTTTCTCAATGCCTTCGCCCAATTCAAAACGCACATACTCAGTGATTTTTAAATCATCATTCCATTCTTTGGAACAATCAGCGATGACTTGAGCGATAGTTTTTTTATCGTCCATGACATAGAATTGCCCTAAAAGGGTTAGGCGTTGATCAATAAGGGTGTTATCAGCGATGAATCTTTCCATTTTTCCTGGAACGATTTTATCCCAGATTTTTTCAGGCTTACCCTGCTCTTTCAATTCGTCTTCAAAAGCCTTTTTTTGATGGGCTAAAACTTCATCGCTCAATTCAATGCGGCTCCCAAAAGTGGGGATGTTTTTCAAAGGTTTGCCCAAGCGTTTAGCCTCTTCGTTGTCTTTTTCAATTTCAGCGATCAAGGCTAAGGTTTCTTTTTTGACAAAATCAAGGCTAAAGTCTTTGCAATCTAGCACTTGAGGTTTCATCGCTGCGGCATGCATAGCGATGTTTCGAGCCAGTTCAACCACTTTTGGAGCGTTTTTCTCATTATTGTATTCTATGGCGATTAACACGCCCACTCTGGCGTTAGAATGCGCATAACCATTGACAATATGAGAGCTAGGGGCTTTTAAATGAGCGATTTTCCTCACTAAAATGTTTTCACCGATCACAGCGATTTGAGAGTGCAAATATTCTTCAAAAGGCTTGTTGTCTAACGGGCTTTTAAGCAGTTCTTCTGTGGTATGAATGTTGTGGGCTTTGATCGTTTCTAAAGTTTTTTTAACCAATTCCTTAAAGCCCTCATTTTTAGCCACAAAATCCGTTTCGCTATTGATTTCTACCATCATTGCGCTTTTAAAATCAGGCGCTACTTCTAAAGCGACCACGCCCTCAGCAGCGATCCTATCGGCTTTTTTAGCGGCTTTACTCAAGCCTTTTTCGCGCAAGAAATCAATGGCCTTTTGCAAATCCCCAGCCACTTCCACAAGGGCTTTTTTGCAATCCATCATGCCCGCATCGGTTAAATCCCTTAATTTTTTGACTAATTGAGCGCTAATTCCTGACATTATTCGACTCCTTGAGTGATTTCTTTTTGGATTTCAGCGAGCATTTCTTCTTTTTCTTCATTGCTCACGAACTCTATCTCTTCACTATTTTCATCCGCATGGACGATTTCTTCTTGCATGAGTTCTCGCCCCTCTAAAATCGCTTCGCTCATTTCTTTACAAAATAGCCTAATAGAGCGGATCGCATCGTCATTTCCAGGAATGGGGTAATCCACTAAATCAGGGTCGCAGTTGGTGTCTAAGGGAGCCACGATAGGGATATGGAGTTTCCTCGCTTCAGCGACAGCGATTTTTTCTTTAGCCACATCAATCACAAAAATCATATCAGGGATTTTTTTCATGTGGCGCACCCCACCAAGATACTTATCCAGCTTTTCTTTTTTCCTTAAAATCATGAGCTTTTCTTTTTTAGTCAATAGATCAATTTGACCGCTATTTTCCATTTCTTCAATGATTTCTAATTTCCTAACCGACTTTCTAATGGTGCTAAAATTAGTCAGCATGCCACCAAGCCAGCGGTAATTGACATAAGGGACTTGAATGCTTTCAGCAAATTCTTTCAAAGTCTCATTGGCTTGTTTCTTAGTGCCTACAAACATGATGCTCTTGCCTTGAGCACTCGCATCGCGCACGATATTATAAGTGTATCTAAAATAGCGCAAGGTTTTTTGCAAATCAATAATATGGATATTTTTCCTAACGCCAAAAATGAATTTTTTGGTTTTAGGATTCCAACGCCTTGTTTGGTGTCCAAAATGCACACCGCATTCTAATAAATCTTTCATGGTTACCATGAGAATTCTCCTTAAAGTTATTTTGGTTCTCTTCCTCCATGCTCATTTGATTCTTAAATTTCTTAAGAACACCTAAATACAAGGATTAGCATGTGTGAATTTGACGCTGTCTTTGCCCTTTAATCCCTATAAATCATAGAGAAAATGACAAAACCCTATGATTATAGCAAAAGATTAAGGTTTTTTAGCTTAAGTAAAAAAGGCTTTTAGGTTATAATAAAGACAAAACAGAATTTTAGGATAGCTATCATGGATACAAAAAGACAATGCATGGCTTTAAAGGCTTCAGCAGGGAGCGGGAAGACTTTCGCTTTGAGCGTGCGGTTTTTGGCCCTATTGTTTAAGGGGGCTAATCCTAGCGAGATTTTAACGCTCACTTTCACTAAAAAAGCCACCGCCGAAATGAAAGAGCGCATTTTAGACTATTTAAAAATTTTGCAAAAAGAAAACCTTGAGAGCGAAAAAGAAAAATCCCAAAATATCCTGAAAGAATTAGAAGAAAAATACCATTTAGACCCTAGCTTGGTGCGAAATAGCGCTCAAAAAATCTACCAACGCTTTTTAAACGCTGAAATTAGGATCAGCACCATTGATGCGTTTTTCCAAAGCATTTTAAGGAAATTTTGCTGGTTTGTGGGGTTGAGCGCGAATTTTGAAGTCAATGAAGACACAGAAGCGTATCAAACATGCCTTAATGAGGGTTTTTTGAGCGCTTTAAACAGCGAACAGCTTGAAGAATTGAGCGCTTTTATCGTCCAATGCTTAAGTTATGAGAGTTACACAAGCGATTCTATTTTAGAGCGGCTGCGTTTTTTAAAAAACAAGCTCTATTTATTTGATCCTAATAAGAAAGAGCCCGCATTTGATGAAAAGGGTTTTTTAGAAAAACTAAGGAGCTTAAACAACCAAATTCAAAGCATAGAAACAGCATCAAATGAGGCTAAAAAAGCCATTAAATGCGATAGTTTTAGGGGATTTTTAAACAGCTCTTTAACCTGGCTTGAAAAAAAGAGCGAATATCGCTATTTCAAAAAACTCAAAAGTGAAATCCCCACTTTAGAGAGGGAGTGCGAAGAGATTGAAAACGATTTAAAACGCTATTATGAAGCCAAAGAAACCGCAATATTTAAAAAATTCCCTAAATTCATCCAGCTTTATGATAAAGCCACTTCTAAAATCCAAGCCCTAGATTTTGATGCGATTAAAGATAAGGTTCATGTCTTATTGAATGGTTATGAAGAAATGCCGGCGGAGTTTTTTTATTTCAGGTTGGACAGCAAGATCGCGCACATTTTGGTTGATGAATTTCAAGACACGAGCTTGAACGATTATAAGATTTTAGCCCCTTTTATTGATGAGATTAAAGCCGGGATAGGGCAAGCGAAATGGCACAGGAGCGTGTTTTTTGTGGGCGATGTCAAGCAGAGCATTTATGCCTTTAGGGGGAGTTTTAGCTCCTTATTTGAAAGCGTTTCTAAGGATTTTTACCACGATAATTTGGAATTCAACCACCGCAGTGCGCCTTTAATCATTAATTACGTGAACACCACTTTTAAAAAAGCTTATCAAAATTCCCCCACCGCTTATTTGGAGCAAAAATACCCTAAAACTTCTCAAAATAAACATGCTACAGACGGCTATGTTAAAGTTTCTTTAGTGGCTGATGAAAAAGAATTGTTATTAGAACAAATCTTACAAGAAGCTAAAAACCTTTTAGATCATCGTATTGATCCTAAAGACATTACCATTTTATGCGCCACCAATAAGGACGCTTTAGAAATCAAAAATTATTTGCAAGAGCGTTTGAGCGTAATTTGCCCAAGCACGGAATCTAGCGCGAGATTGTCTCAATTGGTAGAATCTAAGATCATTAAGAACGCTTTAGAATACGCTTTAGCAGAAGAACCTTACAAGCCCTTTTATAAGCACAGCGTTTTAAAACTCGCCGGATACTTGCATGATGATGCGATCGCTTTACCTGGTTTTAACCCTAAAAAAGAGAGCGTGGCAAGCTTTGTGTGGAAAATTATGGAGCAGTTTAAACTTTATGAAGAGCCTGCGCAAAGCTGTTTGGAATTGGCCATTGGGTGCGAAGACGCCAATGAATTTTTAGAAAAATTAGAGGCTAAAGAGATCGCTTCTTTCAATCCAAAAGGCGCGCAGATCATGACCATTCATGGATCTAAAGGCATGCAATTCCCTTATGTGATCGTGTGCGAACGCTTGGGCAATCCTAATTCAAGCCATGCCAATCAACTCCTTGAAGAATATAACGGCGCAGAGCTTGCACGCCTTTATTACAGGATGAAAAATCGTGAGGTGGTGGATAAAGATTACGCTAGGGCTTTAGACAAAGAAGAAGCGGCCAAAGATCACGAAGAAACCAATGTGTATTATGTCGCATTCACTAGGGCTGAGTTAGGGCTGATTGTCGTGGCCAAAGACAAAAAAGAAAGCAAAAAAGAAAGCAAAAACAAAACAATGCGCGAACAATTGGATCTTACGCCTTTAGAAGAGGGAGAAATTATGCCGGTTGTTTCTCCTCAAAAAGAGCCTTTAATTACAAGCGTTGTCATCAAGCCCCATGCCTATGGCGAGCAAGTCCAAGAGATAGAAGAAGAGCCAGATAGCGATTATGAAAAGAATAACGACCAAGAAGCGATTAATTTCGGTATCGCTTTGCACAAGGGATTAGAATACCAATACGCTTACAACATTCCTAAACAAAGCGTTTTAGAATATTTAAACTACCATCATGGTTTTTATGGTTTGGATCACCAAGCGTTAGAAGAGAGTTTAGAGCTTTTTGAAAACGATACAGAGATACAAGCTCTTTTTAAAAATTATACCTTAAGGGGTGAAGCGGCTTTTTTATTCCAAGGGGTTGTGTCTAGGATAGATGTTTTGTTGTGGGATAGGGGGCAAAATTTGTATGTTTTAGATTACAAAAGCTCTCAAAATTACCAGCAAAGCCATAAAGCGCAAGTGTCTCATTACGCTGAGTTTTTGAAAACTCAAGCCCCCCATTTTAAGATACAAGCGGGCATCATTTACGCTCATAAAAGACTGCTTGAAAAATTATGGGTTTGAAAATAAAAATTTTAAGGTTGTCTATGAATCTCAAAAAAACAGAAAACGCGCTCAGTTTGACGCTTAAGAACTTCATTAAAAGCGAGTCTTTTGGGGGGATTTTCCTCTTTTTGAACGCCGTTTTAGCGATGGTGGTGGCTAATTCGTTTTTAAAAGAAAGTTATTTTGCGCTATGGCACACCCCTTTTGGGTTTCAAGTAGGGGATTTTTTTATCGGCTTTAGTTTGCATAACTGGATTGATGATGTCTTAATGGCGTTATTCTTTTTAATGATAGGCTTAGAGATCAAGCGAGAATTGTTGTTTGGGGAATTATCCAGTTTCAAAAAAGCTTCTTTCCCTGTGATCGCAGCCATAGGGGGCATGATAGCTCCAGGATTGATTTATTTTTTTCTTAACGCCAACACGCCTTCTCAGCATGGTTTTGGGATCCCTATGGCGACGGATATTGCGTTCGCTTTAGGCGTGATCATGCTTTTAGGCAAGAGGGTGCCAACCGCCTTAAAGGTTTTTTTAATCACTCTAGCGGTGGCTGATGACTTGGGGGCTATTGTGGTGATCGCACTCTTTTATACCACGAATTTAAAATTCGCATGGCTTTTAGGGGCTTTAGGGGTGGTTCTTGTTTTAGCCGTATTGAACCGCCTGAATGTCCGATCGCTCATCCCTTACTTGCTTTTAGGGGTGTTGCTTTGGTTTTGCGTGCATCAAAGCGGTATCCATGCGACGATCGCTGCGGTGGTTCTAGCTTTTATAATACCGGTGAAAATCCCTAAAGATTCTAAAAATGTAGAGCTTTTGGAATTAGGCAAACGATACGCAGAGACGAGTTCAGGAGCGCTTTTAACCAAAGAGCAGCAAGAAATCTTGCATTCCATTGAAGAAAAAGCGAGCGCTTTACAAAGCCCCTTAGAAAGATTGGAGCATTTTTTAGCCCCCATTAGCGGGTATTTCATCATGCCCTTATTCGCGTTTGCAAACGCTGGGGTGAGCGTTGATTCTAGCATCAATTTAGAAGTGGATAAGGTGCTTTTAGGGGTTATTTTAGGGCTTTGTTTGGGCAAGCCTTTAGGGATTTTCCTAATCACTTTCATAAGCGAAAAGCTTAAAATCACCGCGCGCCCTAAAGGCATCAGCTGGTGGCATATTTTAGGGGCTGGGCTTTTAGCAGGGATTGGCTTTACCATGTCTATGTTTATTTCTAATCTGGCTTTTACGATCGAGCATGAGGACGCTATGGAAGTGGCAAAAATTGCGATTTTACTCGGATCTTTGATTTCTGGGATCATAGGGGCTTTATATTTATTCGCACTAGATAAAAGAGCGGCTTTAAAGAAATAGTGAAAAATGCTATAATTTGAGATTAAAACATCTTTTAAGGAAATTTAATGGGACAAACTAAAGAAATTATAACGACGCTTTTACCCTTTTTGGTGTTGTTTCTTATTTTTTATTTTTTAATTGTTCGCCCGCAACGCCAACAGCAAAAAAAGCATAAAGAAATGATAGAGGGTTTGACTAAGGGCGATAAAATTGTCACTCAAGGAGGGCTCATCGTTGAGGTGCTTAAAGCGGAAGCGAATTTTTTTAGCGTGAAACTCAATGATGACACCACCGCTAAACTTTCTAAAAACTATGTAGCGTTCAAATTAGACGAAGAAACAACACCCAACAACAACTAAATGAAACTTTTTAACCCTCGTTTAATCGTTTTTATCTTTGCGCTTCTTTTAGGGGTAGGGTTTTCTGTGCCTTCTTTGCTAGAAACTAAAGGCCCTAAAATCACTTTAGGTTTGGATTTAAGGGGGGGGTTGAACATGCTTTTAGGGGTGCAAACCGATGAAGCTTTAAAAAACAAGTATTTAAGCCTAGCGTCCGCTTTAGAATACAACGCTAAAAAGCAAAATATCTTGCTTAAAGACATTAAATCCAGTTTAGAAGGGATCAGTTTTGAGCTTTTAGATGAAGATGAAGCGAAAAAATTAGACGCGCTTTTATTGGAATTGCAAGGTCATAGCCAGTTTGAAATCAAAAAAGAAGCGGAGTTTTATAGCGTGAAGCTCACCCCTTTAGAGCAAGAAGAATTGCGTAAAAACACGATTTTGCAAGTGATAGGGATCATTCGTAACCGCTTGGATCAATTTGGTTTGGCAGAGCCTGTAGTCATTCAGCAAGGCCGAGAAGAAATTTCGGTGCAATTGCCCGGCATTAAGACCTTAGAAGAAGAACGGCGCGCTAAAGACTTGATTTCTAAATCCGCTCATTTGCAGATGATGGCAGTGGATGAAGAGCACAATAAAGATGCGATGAATATGACGGATTTAGAGGCTCAAAAATTAGGCAGCGTGTTGTTGTCTGATGCGGAAATGGGGGGTAAAATCTTACTCAAAGCGATCCCTATTTTAGATGGCGAAATGCTTACAGACGCGAAAGTGGTGTATGATCAAAACAACCAGCCGGTGGTGAGCTTCACGCTAGATGCGCAAGGGGCTAAGATTTTTGGGGATTTTTCAGGCGCGAATGTGGGCAAACGCATGGCGATCGTTTTAGACAATAAGGTCTATTCAGCCCCAGTGATCAGAGAACGCATTGGTGGGGGGAGCGGGCAGATTAGCGGGAATTTTAGCGTGGCTCAAGCGAGCGATTTAGCGATCGCTTTAAGGAGTGGGGCGATGAATGCGCCCATTCAGGTTTTAGAAAAAAGGATTGTAGGTCCGAGTTTAGGGAAAGACAGCATTAAAACTTCCATTATCGCCCTTATTGGGGGCTTTATTTTGGTGATGGGCTTTATGGCGCTTTATTACTCCATGGCTGGGGTGATCGCTTGCATGGCGTTAGTGGTCAATCTTTTTTTGATCGTGGCGGTCATGGCGATTTTTGGAGCGACGCTGACTTTACCGGGAATGGCAGGGATTGTTTTAACCGTGGGGATTGCCGTGGATGCTAATATCATTATCAACGAACGCATTAGAGAAGTTTTAAGAGAAGGAGAGGGTGTTGTTAAGGCGATCCATTTAGGCTATATCAATGCGAGTCGGGCGATTTTTGATTCCAATATCACTTCCTTGATCGCTTCGGTGTTATTAT
Protein-coding regions in this window:
- a CDS encoding DNA methyltransferase; translated protein: MNINKVFYHSSANMNEVPDNSVDLIITSPPYFNIKDYTKNGTQDLQHSAQHVEDLGALEKYEDYLLGLLKVWLECYRALKPNGKLCINAPLMPMLKKVLNTHYNRHIFDLHADIQRSILHDLNNTLENKPKMFLLDVYIWKRANPTKRLMFGSYPYPRNFYAQNTIEFIGVFVKDGKPKQPTEEQKEQSQLTQEEWVEFTKQIWEIPIPNKNDIAFGKHAALSNLLYEHRSRIIPLYQRINNSYSKDKTIKICGNNLKLLYKDHQVCVNIDGKEMKLKYSENEDDFRKYIIGGWFEEYIYFELLDLLDKQVIYDLRLNMRLSVESMTDTQRNERPIYAELDMAFSDGKNLYIIECKSGGLKDKGVLANLSTNAQIFGGANAKCILISSDDHLGQNIQEKIKILNIKFIFKDFKENIENYVNDSRH
- the tsf gene encoding translation elongation factor Ts, with amino-acid sequence MSGISAQLVKKLRDLTDAGMMDCKKALVEVAGDLQKAIDFLREKGLSKAAKKADRIAAEGVVALEVAPDFKSAMMVEINSETDFVAKNEGFKELVKKTLETIKAHNIHTTEELLKSPLDNKPFEEYLHSQIAVIGENILVRKIAHLKAPSSHIVNGYAHSNARVGVLIAIEYNNEKNAPKVVELARNIAMHAAAMKPQVLDCKDFSLDFVKKETLALIAEIEKDNEEAKRLGKPLKNIPTFGSRIELSDEVLAHQKKAFEDELKEQGKPEKIWDKIVPGKMERFIADNTLIDQRLTLLGQFYVMDDKKTIAQVIADCSKEWNDDLKITEYVRFELGEGIEKKTENFAEEVALQMK
- the rpsB gene encoding 30S ribosomal protein S2; amino-acid sequence: MVTMKDLLECGVHFGHQTRRWNPKTKKFIFGVRKNIHIIDLQKTLRYFRYTYNIVRDASAQGKSIMFVGTKKQANETLKEFAESIQVPYVNYRWLGGMLTNFSTIRKSVRKLEIIEEMENSGQIDLLTKKEKLMILRKKEKLDKYLGGVRHMKKIPDMIFVIDVAKEKIAVAEARKLHIPIVAPLDTNCDPDLVDYPIPGNDDAIRSIRLFCKEMSEAILEGRELMQEEIVHADENSEEIEFVSNEEKEEMLAEIQKEITQGVE
- a CDS encoding RecB-like helicase, which codes for MDTKRQCMALKASAGSGKTFALSVRFLALLFKGANPSEILTLTFTKKATAEMKERILDYLKILQKENLESEKEKSQNILKELEEKYHLDPSLVRNSAQKIYQRFLNAEIRISTIDAFFQSILRKFCWFVGLSANFEVNEDTEAYQTCLNEGFLSALNSEQLEELSAFIVQCLSYESYTSDSILERLRFLKNKLYLFDPNKKEPAFDEKGFLEKLRSLNNQIQSIETASNEAKKAIKCDSFRGFLNSSLTWLEKKSEYRYFKKLKSEIPTLERECEEIENDLKRYYEAKETAIFKKFPKFIQLYDKATSKIQALDFDAIKDKVHVLLNGYEEMPAEFFYFRLDSKIAHILVDEFQDTSLNDYKILAPFIDEIKAGIGQAKWHRSVFFVGDVKQSIYAFRGSFSSLFESVSKDFYHDNLEFNHRSAPLIINYVNTTFKKAYQNSPTAYLEQKYPKTSQNKHATDGYVKVSLVADEKELLLEQILQEAKNLLDHRIDPKDITILCATNKDALEIKNYLQERLSVICPSTESSARLSQLVESKIIKNALEYALAEEPYKPFYKHSVLKLAGYLHDDAIALPGFNPKKESVASFVWKIMEQFKLYEEPAQSCLELAIGCEDANEFLEKLEAKEIASFNPKGAQIMTIHGSKGMQFPYVIVCERLGNPNSSHANQLLEEYNGAELARLYYRMKNREVVDKDYARALDKEEAAKDHEETNVYYVAFTRAELGLIVVAKDKKESKKESKNKTMREQLDLTPLEEGEIMPVVSPQKEPLITSVVIKPHAYGEQVQEIEEEPDSDYEKNNDQEAINFGIALHKGLEYQYAYNIPKQSVLEYLNYHHGFYGLDHQALEESLELFENDTEIQALFKNYTLRGEAAFLFQGVVSRIDVLLWDRGQNLYVLDYKSSQNYQQSHKAQVSHYAEFLKTQAPHFKIQAGIIYAHKRLLEKLWV
- the nhaA gene encoding sodium/proton antiporter NhaA, giving the protein MNLKKTENALSLTLKNFIKSESFGGIFLFLNAVLAMVVANSFLKESYFALWHTPFGFQVGDFFIGFSLHNWIDDVLMALFFLMIGLEIKRELLFGELSSFKKASFPVIAAIGGMIAPGLIYFFLNANTPSQHGFGIPMATDIAFALGVIMLLGKRVPTALKVFLITLAVADDLGAIVVIALFYTTNLKFAWLLGALGVVLVLAVLNRLNVRSLIPYLLLGVLLWFCVHQSGIHATIAAVVLAFIIPVKIPKDSKNVELLELGKRYAETSSGALLTKEQQEILHSIEEKASALQSPLERLEHFLAPISGYFIMPLFAFANAGVSVDSSINLEVDKVLLGVILGLCLGKPLGIFLITFISEKLKITARPKGISWWHILGAGLLAGIGFTMSMFISNLAFTIEHEDAMEVAKIAILLGSLISGIIGALYLFALDKRAALKK
- the yajC gene encoding preprotein translocase subunit YajC, producing MGQTKEIITTLLPFLVLFLIFYFLIVRPQRQQQKKHKEMIEGLTKGDKIVTQGGLIVEVLKAEANFFSVKLNDDTTAKLSKNYVAFKLDEETTPNNN
- the secD gene encoding protein translocase subunit SecD translates to MKLFNPRLIVFIFALLLGVGFSVPSLLETKGPKITLGLDLRGGLNMLLGVQTDEALKNKYLSLASALEYNAKKQNILLKDIKSSLEGISFELLDEDEAKKLDALLLELQGHSQFEIKKEAEFYSVKLTPLEQEELRKNTILQVIGIIRNRLDQFGLAEPVVIQQGREEISVQLPGIKTLEEERRAKDLISKSAHLQMMAVDEEHNKDAMNMTDLEAQKLGSVLLSDAEMGGKILLKAIPILDGEMLTDAKVVYDQNNQPVVSFTLDAQGAKIFGDFSGANVGKRMAIVLDNKVYSAPVIRERIGGGSGQISGNFSVAQASDLAIALRSGAMNAPIQVLEKRIVGPSLGKDSIKTSIIALIGGFILVMGFMALYYSMAGVIACMALVVNLFLIVAVMAIFGATLTLPGMAGIVLTVGIAVDANIIINERIREVLREGEGVVKAIHLGYINASRAIFDSNITSLIASVLLYAYGTGAIKGFALTTGIGILASIITAIIGTQGIYQALLPKLAQTKSLYFWFGVNKRA